The nucleotide sequence CGGCCAGGCCCGCGGGGCTGGCGGCCGCGGTGCTCGCCCCGGCGGTCGCCTCCTACACCGCGGTGCTCCTCTCGCACACCGCCGTGCCGTTCTGGAACACCGCGAAGGACGAGCTGCCGTTCGTGTTCGTCGGCAGCGCCGCGGCGAGCGGCGGCGGTCTGGGGATGATCCTCGCTCCCCGCGACCAGGCCGGCCCGGCGCGGCGGATGGCGGTCCTCGGCGCCGTCGCCGAACTCGCCGCGGAACAGCGGATGGAAGGCCGGCTGGGGCTGGTCGGGGGTGTCGTCCACGAGGAGAAGCCGAAGAAGTTCCTCACCGCGGCCAAGGTGCTGACGGCCGGTGGCGCGGTGGGCGCCGCGCTGTTCGCGCGGCGGTCCCGGACCGCGGCCGTCCTCTCCGGTGCCGCCCTGCTCGCGGGCAGCCTCTGCACCCGGCTCGGTGTACTGCACGCGGGTATCGCGTCCACGAAGGACCCGAAGTACGTCGTCGGTCCCCAACGTGAGGAGCTGGCCC is from Cryptosporangium minutisporangium and encodes:
- the nrfD gene encoding NrfD/PsrC family molybdoenzyme membrane anchor subunit; translated protein: MVPRAEFRSYYGRQILKSPVWKDDIAYYFFLGGLSAGSALLAAGGDLTDRPALRRSGRLGGLVALIGGTYYLIADLGRPERFHHMLRVAKPTSPMSMGTWVLSAYGGALGAAAVAEVVPARWRRLATLTRSTARPAGLAAAVLAPAVASYTAVLLSHTAVPFWNTAKDELPFVFVGSAAASGGGLGMILAPRDQAGPARRMAVLGAVAELAAEQRMEGRLGLVGGVVHEEKPKKFLTAAKVLTAGGAVGAALFARRSRTAAVLSGAALLAGSLCTRLGVLHAGIASTKDPKYVVGPQREELAQQEQLAQRERLSAPGR